A single Phragmites australis chromosome 4, lpPhrAust1.1, whole genome shotgun sequence DNA region contains:
- the LOC133914329 gene encoding phylloplanin-like has protein sequence MAPKSLVLAALLLVVATVVGQAPRGAEAGTSASTNVLISGIVPCGTGSSINVATVPVFPNAGLQLVCGSKVVAGATADGTGAFLINLGIVAPDQLTALLSNQCKVVVITPLGACNASLAGATGTLTAPVKLLGTATGSSGSGDPLSGIIGLIGQIIGGLLGGILNLVTQNFSLV, from the exons ATGGCACCGAAGAGCCTTGTCCTCGCCgctctcctcctcgtcgtcgccaccGTCGTCGGCCAGGCGCCGCGCGGTGCGGAGGCGGGCACGAGCGCCAGCACCAATGTCCTCATCTCCGGCATAGTGCCATGCGGCacagggagctccatcaacgtGGCGACGGTCCCGGTGTTCCCCA ACGCCGGCCTGCAGCTCGTGTGCGGCAGCAAGGTGGTGGCCGGCGCGACGGCGGACGGCACCGGGGCCTTCCTCATCAACCTGGGCATTGTCGCCCCGGATCAGCTCACCGCCTTGCTGAGCAACCAGTGCAAGGTGGTCGTGATCACCCCGCTGGGCGCGTGCAATGCTTCTCTGGCTGGCGCCACCGGGACGCTGACGGCGCCGGTGAAGCTCCTGGGCACTGCCACTggcagcagcggcagcggcgaccCCCTCAGTGGGATCATCGGCCTCATTGGCCAAATCATCGGCGGGCTCCTCGGCGGCATCCTCAACCTCGTCACCCAGAACTTCTCCCTCGTCTAG